From Nicotiana tabacum cultivar K326 chromosome 15, ASM71507v2, whole genome shotgun sequence, the proteins below share one genomic window:
- the LOC107760295 gene encoding glucan endo-1,3-beta-glucosidase 11-like encodes MEFSTKYLVVVILVFLSPVMGTSIGVNYGQIADNLPPPEKVVPLVKSMGATRLKLYDADPRVLKAFANTNVEFIVSIGNEYLADMKDPAKAQAWVKTNVQAYLPATKISCIAVGNEVLTFNDTSLSNNLLPAMESVYAALVSLHLDKQVSVSTAHSLAILETSYPPSAGAFRRDLVDCVTQVLNFHCKTGSPFQINAYPYFAYKANPKQVPLDYVLFQPNSGNVDPVTNLHYDNMLYAQIDAVHSALASIGYKNVCVQISETGWPSKGDGDEVGATPDNARKYNCNLIKLVSQKKGTPLRPNTNLNIYVFALFNENLKPGPMSERNYGLFKPDGSPSYPLGFAGINAVGTNSSSSSSPAAGTDSSTSTSSSTPAWSSPDGYLSITSDSGRIQFSSKSLVVRLHLVGLFSLFFFPTLTPWNCMNRHLL; translated from the exons ATGGAATTTTCAACCAAATACCTTGTAGTTGTAATTTTAGTGTTTTTGAGCCCCGTTATGGGGACTTCAATCGGCGTAAACTACGGGCAGATAGCCGATAACCTTCCTCCGCCGGAGAAAGTGGTCCCGTTAGTGAAGTCCATGGGCGCAACTAGACTGAAGCTGTACGACGCAGATCCACGTGTACTCAAAGCCTTTGCAAACACTAACGTCGAGTTCATTGTTAGCATCGGCAATGAGTACCTCGCCGATATGAAGGATCCTGCCAAAGCTCAGGCTTGGGTCAAAACCAACGTCCAAGCCTATTTACCGGCGACCAAAATCAGTTGCATCGCCGTCGGAAATGAAGTCCTCACGTTTAACGACACTTCGCTCTCCAACAATCTCCTCCCGGCGATGGAAAGCGTTTACGCTGCGCTTGTCAGTCTTCACCTTGACAAACAAGTAAGCGTTAGCACCGCACATTCCCTTGCAATTCTAGAAACTTCCTATCCGCCGTCCGCCGGAGCTTTTCGCCGGGATTTGGTGGACTGTGTTACTCAGGTGTTGAACTTCCATTGTAAAACAGGCTCGCCTTTTCAGATTAATGCTTATCCTTATTTTGCCTACAAGGCAAATCCGAAGCAAGTGCCGCTCGATTACGTGCTCTTTCAGCCTAATTCGGGGAATGTCGATCCTGTGACGAATCTCCACTACGATAACATGCTTTACGCTCAGATCGATGCAGTACACTCTGCTTTAGCGTCAATTGGCTACAAAAACGTGTGCGTCCAGATCTCAGAGACAGGTTGGCCGTCGAAGGGAGACGGTGACGAGGTCGGAGCAACGCCGGATAATGCGAGGAAATATAACTGCAATCTCATCAAACTCGTGAGTCAAAAGAAGGGAACTCCGTTGAGACCTAACACCAATTTGAATATATACGTATTTGCCTTGTTTAACGAGAACTTGAAGCCCGGTCCGATGTCGGAGCGCAATTACGGGCTTTTCAAGCCCGACGGATCACCGTCTTATCCCTTAGGATTCGCCGGAATAAACGCCGTCGGCACTAATAGCAGCAGCTCGAGTAGTCCTGCAGCTGGCACCGATTCTTCAACATCGACGTCGTCGTCAACACCGGCCTGGAGTTCCCCGGATGGCTATCTATCCATTACTTCTGATTCG GGAAGAATCCAATTTTCCTCGAAATCCTTGGTTGTGCGACTTCACCTAGTGGGTTTATTTTCACTGTTTTTTTTTCCAACTTTAACTCCATGGAATTGCATGAACCGTCATTTGCTATGA